From Vigna angularis cultivar LongXiaoDou No.4 chromosome 11, ASM1680809v1, whole genome shotgun sequence:
AACCAAGTCAAAGACCCCTCGAAAACCGAAAGAAGCTCTTCTGAAGCAGAGtctctctctcgctctctctctctctatgtTGCCATTTCTGCTTTATTTCATAGCTTTATCTTTCAactgattattattattatttgtttttgtagAATCTCCTGCCGAGTTCTTTGCCGAAAACAAGAACATTGCAGGATTTGATAACGTATGCGTTGTACAATTATGTTTTTGATTTGTTATGCGCAAGCAATCTTGTGTGTATGTTTTCTCTGAAATTATGTGGATTTAACTACAGCCTGGAAAATCACTTTATACTACTGTTAGAGAGCTTGTGGAGAACTCACTTGACTCGGCGGAATCCATATCGGAGCTTCCGGTGGTCGAAATTACTATGTAAGTGTGCAAGGACAAGTATGATGAATGATGAACCGGTAAATGAGCTAATGTGAACACgcgatttttttttcttgaagtgTATATGTAAATGATTTCTTTCATGCTGGCTTGGTTGTTATAGTGAGGAGATAGGAAAAAGCAAATTTAATTCCATGATTGGTCTTGTTGACCGTGAACGTGTTGATGCTGCATTGTATGACGATTATGAAACTGAGAAGGCTCGTGAGGTGTGTTTAATCTTATCTTGTTACATTGGTTGTTGACTTGTTTTTCTGATATATACGAACCTGGATTAAACTCTGATCGGGCTTGGTTAGTATACATTGTTTCTTagtaaaaaattagaaattattttcttgGTTCATCATATAAACAAGCAATTGCAATTGATTAGAGACTATAGGTGAAATGCTCACTGGATAGGGTTCTGTTTGACATAATACTTTCCCATGCAGAAACGATTAGCAAAAGAGGCTCGTGCTCAAGAAATGCAGGCAAAGAATGTAGCCCTGggaaagaaagtgaaagaaacTCACGCTACAAAGGTTGCCAAAGGTCGAGGTGAGGCTTCCTTTTACAGAGTTACATGCAAGGTGCGTGTGGTTTCTGCCTCAGGCCTTACTCTGTGATACCATGTTGATATGCATCGTCTTTGTGGATTTTAATCTGGTCAGCTGAACCGATtgatcagattttgaaatccagtttgaaaattttctcattttctgtCGTTATCAGTTTCATTCCTGTTAGAGAAATGTCGACAGTCTCATTATTGTTACTAATTGCAGGATAATGGAAAGGGAATGCCACATGATGACATCCCAAATATGTTTGGACGAGGTCAGTCAATTCTTGCTGCATTAGTTATCTGCAATCAAGATGATTCGCAATTGCAGTTGTAGTTTTGTTCATAGGAACTAGAAACCTCACTCGCTGTATGCTTGTCTATTCACGCAGTTCTATCTGGGACAAAATATGGCTTGAGACAGACACGGGGAAAGTTTGGTCTTGGTGCAAAGATGGTATTGATTGACAACACGCACTAGTTTATATGTTATTTCCCTCTGTTTTTGTTACAGCTGGCAACTTTTCAGTAGAAGTTGTATTATATACTTGTTTCGCTTGGCCAtattaatttggtttttaaatgGATATAGGCGTTAATATGGTCGAAAATGAGTACAGGGCTTCCTATTGAGATCTCTTCTTCAATGAGGaaccaaaattatatttcattttgcAGGCTGGATATTGACATTCATAGGTAtgactttattttaattacttttatgaATTAATACTTGAACTCCTTCCAAATAAACAAATGCTTCAATTTTCAGGAATATACCCCATGTTCATTTACATGAAAAACGGGAAAATAAGGAACACTGGCGGGGAGCTGAAATTCAAGTTGTCATAGAGGGGAACTGGACGACTTACCGTGTATGTAATGCCTGTTTGATGACATTTGAATAATTTCACTTCAAACTCTAGATATAATTGAGCGGTTCCATCAATAAACTATTTTCATGCTTAttgattttattgaaaaaatactTGTGGTCATGTTTCAGTAATGTGAGCTCCTTTGTTTGTATTTGCAGTCAAAAATATTGCATTACATGAGACAAATGGCTGTCATCACCCCTTATGCAcaatttctatttaaatttGTGTCAGATGCCCCTGAGTATGTATATATCTTTTCAGATTCTGTCCCCAAATCAACTTGCACAATCTTCTTATACCAGCTGTTCTCTTTGGCAGCAAGAATGTCTCTATAAGATTTGCTCGCAGAACAGATGTAATGCCACCCATTCCTATGGAGACAAAGCATCATCCATCTTCTGTGGATTTACTGCTAATTAAACGACTTATCGCTGAAACATCAAAGCAGAATCTTCTACAGTTTCTTCAGCATGAATTcgtaaatattaataaatcttATGCTGAAAGATTAATAGGTGAGGAGAAACAGTAACTTTGTTAATAATTTGTtggatattttttattcttgttgaGCAGATAGTGTTTTGAAGCAGCACCTTCTATGGTAGTTACGTAATCCAGTTAACTGTTTGGATTCATCATTCTTACAGAATTGATGAAACTGGTATTTGGTTAGGCAAAGGGAAATATAGTACGCTAAGGTTCTCCACTTAAGAAGAGTCGTTTATCCCTGATGTAAAAGCAATGTTATTCTGCAATAAGTGTAGAAAGAAGATATGTCTGGCTCTCTTTGTTGATATTGAAATATGGGAATGCTTAAGGGTCCTTTTCCTTAATTGTATTCCCTTTTCCTTCCTAAATCAGCGAGGGGTTAAGTTGCCTGCTGCGGCTCTGTTCTATGTGTATATTTTTTCTTGACATGGTTCAATGTGCATATGTTATAGATGCATATGCTTTCTATTTCACTCTTTACTCTCTTTATCAGGAGAAATGGGTCCAGACTTCAGCGCAAAAACGGCTGTGAAGTCTCTAACTTCACAGCAATTAGTACGCATTCATCAGTTGCTTCGACAAGCCAAGTTTGATGATCCTAGTGGTCATGTATGTAGTCTGTATCATGAGccccttttatttatattttatcattcatttttccgttattatttgttatattatattcCTTTCATTTGTCATTTTATGTGTCGATATTACCTATTTTCAGTGTCTTAGCCCTGCTGGTGAATACAATCTTCGATTAGGAATTATAAAAGAGCTGCACCCGGACATGGTTGCTACTTATTCAGGCAGGTTGTAGTTCAGTATCAAAGTTTTACTACATGTTTCTCTTATCTCAAATTATTACTTCTTGGAACTTCATGATCTCTTAATTTTGTATCCTTGATATGGAACATCTTGAGTCTTTAGCTTACATTTTACGCTATTTGTTGGAAG
This genomic window contains:
- the LOC108333869 gene encoding DNA topoisomerase 6 subunit B isoform X1, which gives rise to MDGISDESRTEAKKTKSKTPRKPKEALLKQKSPAEFFAENKNIAGFDNPGKSLYTTVRELVENSLDSAESISELPVVEITIEEIGKSKFNSMIGLVDRERVDAALYDDYETEKAREKRLAKEARAQEMQAKNVALGKKVKETHATKVAKGRGEASFYRVTCKDNGKGMPHDDIPNMFGRVLSGTKYGLRQTRGKFGLGAKMALIWSKMSTGLPIEISSSMRNQNYISFCRLDIDIHRNIPHVHLHEKRENKEHWRGAEIQVVIEGNWTTYRSKILHYMRQMAVITPYAQFLFKFVSDAPDKNVSIRFARRTDVMPPIPMETKHHPSSVDLLLIKRLIAETSKQNLLQFLQHEFVNINKSYAERLIGEMGPDFSAKTAVKSLTSQQLVRIHQLLRQAKFDDPSGHCLSPAGEYNLRLGIIKELHPDMVATYSGSAQVFEGHPFIVEAGVSVGGKNVKQGLNIFRFANRIPLLFEQGADVVTRTAHKRINWSSYKINQIQDKIGVFVSIVSTKIPFKGTGKEYIGDDITEIASAVKYAIQQCCVQLKSKIVKKMQAREQQERKRNLSKYIPDASGAVYNVLKEMARLHAAKKIRYGDNDVELLRKVSENLITKETLTEKLAKHVEQVDYEMALEYATQSGVSEEPRETIYIQPLDAENKMIDLQAPFFVFRVFQ
- the LOC108333869 gene encoding DNA topoisomerase 6 subunit B isoform X3, with amino-acid sequence MDGISDESRTEAKKTKSKTPRKPKEALLKQKSPAEFFAENKNIAGFDNPGKSLYTTVRELVENSLDSAESISELPVVEITIEEIGKSKFNSMIGLVDRERVDAALYDDYETEKAREKRLAKEARAQEMQAKNVALGKKVKETHATKVAKGRGEASFYRVTCKDNGKGMPHDDIPNMFGRVLSGTKYGLRQTRGKFGLGAKMALIWSKMSTGLPIEISSSMRNQNYISFCRLDIDIHRNIPHVHLHEKRENKEHWRGAEIQVVIEGNWTTYRSKILHYMRQMAVITPYAQFLFKFVSDAPDKNVSIRFARRTDVMPPIPMETKHHPSSVDLLLIKRLIAETSKQNLLQFLQHEFVNINKSYAERLIGEMGPDFSAKTAVKSLTSQQLVRIHQLLRQAKFDDPSGHCLSPAGEYNLRLGIIKELHPDMVATYSGSAQVFEGHPFIVEAGVSVGGKNVKQGLNIFRFANRIPLLFEQGADVVTRTAHKRINWSSYKINQIQDKIGVFVSIVSTKIPFKGTGKEYIGDDITEIASAVKYAIQQCCVQLKSKIVKKMQAREQQERKRNLSNSYQWAGISPMLLVQYTTF
- the LOC108333869 gene encoding DNA topoisomerase 6 subunit B isoform X2, coding for MMNREEIGKSKFNSMIGLVDRERVDAALYDDYETEKAREKRLAKEARAQEMQAKNVALGKKVKETHATKVAKGRGEASFYRVTCKDNGKGMPHDDIPNMFGRVLSGTKYGLRQTRGKFGLGAKMALIWSKMSTGLPIEISSSMRNQNYISFCRLDIDIHRNIPHVHLHEKRENKEHWRGAEIQVVIEGNWTTYRSKILHYMRQMAVITPYAQFLFKFVSDAPDKNVSIRFARRTDVMPPIPMETKHHPSSVDLLLIKRLIAETSKQNLLQFLQHEFVNINKSYAERLIGEMGPDFSAKTAVKSLTSQQLVRIHQLLRQAKFDDPSGHCLSPAGEYNLRLGIIKELHPDMVATYSGSAQVFEGHPFIVEAGVSVGGKNVKQGLNIFRFANRIPLLFEQGADVVTRTAHKRINWSSYKINQIQDKIGVFVSIVSTKIPFKGTGKEYIGDDITEIASAVKYAIQQCCVQLKSKIVKKMQAREQQERKRNLSKYIPDASGAVYNVLKEMARLHAAKKIRYGDNDVELLRKVSENLITKETLTEKLAKHVEQVDYEMALEYATQSGVSEEPRETIYIQPLDAENKMIDLQAPFFVFRVFQ
- the LOC108333869 gene encoding DNA topoisomerase 6 subunit B isoform X4 — protein: MQAKNVALGKKVKETHATKVAKGRGEASFYRVTCKDNGKGMPHDDIPNMFGRVLSGTKYGLRQTRGKFGLGAKMALIWSKMSTGLPIEISSSMRNQNYISFCRLDIDIHRNIPHVHLHEKRENKEHWRGAEIQVVIEGNWTTYRSKILHYMRQMAVITPYAQFLFKFVSDAPDKNVSIRFARRTDVMPPIPMETKHHPSSVDLLLIKRLIAETSKQNLLQFLQHEFVNINKSYAERLIGEMGPDFSAKTAVKSLTSQQLVRIHQLLRQAKFDDPSGHCLSPAGEYNLRLGIIKELHPDMVATYSGSAQVFEGHPFIVEAGVSVGGKNVKQGLNIFRFANRIPLLFEQGADVVTRTAHKRINWSSYKINQIQDKIGVFVSIVSTKIPFKGTGKEYIGDDITEIASAVKYAIQQCCVQLKSKIVKKMQAREQQERKRNLSKYIPDASGAVYNVLKEMARLHAAKKIRYGDNDVELLRKVSENLITKETLTEKLAKHVEQVDYEMALEYATQSGVSEEPRETIYIQPLDAENKMIDLQAPFFVFRVFQ